A genomic segment from Nocardiopsis sp. Huas11 encodes:
- a CDS encoding PPOX class F420-dependent oxidoreductase — protein MSRDHDLRELLAAGSIGVLATLRSDGRPQLSPVQPSYDRARDVILISTRDGLAKTHNLRRDPRAALEVTSGDGLAWATAEGVATLHGPGTAPDDPAVEALVDYYRTAAGEHPDWDEYRQVMVADRRVLIELHIGHVYGDSIA, from the coding sequence ATGAGCCGGGACCACGACCTTCGGGAGCTGCTGGCCGCCGGATCGATCGGCGTACTCGCCACACTCAGGTCCGACGGCAGGCCACAGCTCTCCCCGGTCCAACCCAGCTACGACAGGGCCCGCGACGTCATCCTGATCTCCACCCGGGACGGGCTCGCCAAGACCCACAACCTGCGCAGAGACCCGCGTGCCGCGCTCGAGGTCACCAGCGGGGACGGGCTGGCCTGGGCCACCGCCGAAGGCGTCGCCACGCTGCACGGCCCAGGCACCGCGCCCGACGATCCCGCTGTCGAGGCACTGGTCGACTACTACCGCACCGCGGCGGGCGAGCACCCGGACTGGGACGAGTACCGCCAGGTGATGGTCGCCGACCGGCGAGTCCTCA
- a CDS encoding NAD(P)-dependent oxidoreductase, with amino-acid sequence MTSSEHDHARSDEPASVTLLGLGLMGHALAGTLLATGHPTTVWNRSADKGADLIGRGARRAGSAGEAIAAGSLVIVCITDNNAVRELVEPRAAELRGRTLVNLTSGSSSEADDISAWAAQHGIAYLDGAVLAAPDGIGTDEAAILYSGDKDAFDRHERVLRRLAAPTFLGERPGLAALHDVAVLTMMWNILNAFLHAGALLQSAGVSATALTPVLEGGISTTTGWLAGYAEQIDAGVFPGDDATIATHLAAMAHLIDESAAQGVSTELPRQIKAVADRAVAEGLGQSGYAAMISRFRSPE; translated from the coding sequence ATGACCAGTTCAGAACACGATCACGCACGATCCGATGAGCCCGCATCGGTGACCCTTCTCGGCCTCGGGCTGATGGGACACGCCCTGGCCGGCACGCTCCTGGCCACGGGGCACCCGACGACGGTGTGGAACCGCTCTGCCGACAAGGGCGCGGACCTGATCGGCCGCGGTGCCCGCCGGGCGGGCTCGGCCGGCGAAGCGATCGCGGCCGGCTCCCTCGTCATCGTCTGCATCACCGACAACAACGCCGTCCGTGAGCTCGTCGAACCACGCGCCGCCGAGCTGCGGGGACGCACGCTCGTCAACCTGACGTCCGGGTCGTCGAGCGAGGCCGACGACATCTCCGCCTGGGCCGCCCAGCACGGGATCGCCTATCTCGACGGGGCGGTCCTGGCCGCCCCCGACGGCATCGGCACCGATGAGGCCGCCATCCTCTACTCCGGCGACAAGGACGCCTTCGACCGGCACGAGCGCGTGCTGCGAAGGCTGGCCGCCCCCACGTTCCTCGGCGAACGCCCCGGCCTCGCCGCGCTCCACGACGTCGCCGTGCTGACCATGATGTGGAACATCCTGAACGCCTTCCTGCACGCCGGCGCACTCCTCCAGTCGGCCGGCGTCTCCGCGACCGCACTCACTCCCGTCCTGGAAGGCGGCATCTCCACCACCACCGGATGGCTCGCCGGCTACGCCGAGCAGATCGACGCGGGCGTCTTCCCGGGGGACGACGCGACGATCGCCACCCACCTGGCCGCCATGGCTCATCTCATCGACGAGAGCGCCGCCCAAGGAGTCAGCACCGAGCTGCCGCGCCAGATCAAGGCGGTCGCCGACCGCGCTGTCGCCGAAGGGCTCGGCCAGTCGGGCTACGCCGCGATGATCAGCCGGTTCCGGAGCCCGGAATGA
- a CDS encoding MerR family transcriptional regulator, translating to MLIGELSRRTDVPAHQLRYYEAQGLLAPERSANGYRDYGEESVTTVTQIRKLLEAGLSTEDIAFLQPCVQGVAPDLEPCAELLTALRRRRSRLDRQIDTLSRSREALDAYIQVTEQNTDPLVSSTCATDPLASSTCATDPLVSSTCATG from the coding sequence ATGCTGATCGGTGAGTTGAGCCGACGGACCGACGTGCCGGCGCATCAACTGCGCTACTACGAAGCCCAGGGGCTGCTGGCTCCGGAACGATCCGCCAACGGATACCGGGACTACGGGGAAGAGTCGGTGACGACGGTCACCCAGATCCGCAAGCTGCTGGAGGCCGGGCTCTCGACCGAGGACATCGCCTTCCTGCAACCCTGCGTCCAGGGTGTGGCGCCGGACCTCGAACCGTGTGCGGAGCTCCTGACCGCACTCCGCCGGCGCCGGAGCAGGCTCGACCGCCAGATCGACACCTTGAGCCGGTCCCGAGAAGCGCTCGACGCCTACATCCAGGTCACCGAACAGAACACCGACCCGCTCGTCTCGTCGACGTGCGCCACCGACCCGCTGGCATCATCGACGTGCGCCACCGACCCGCTCGTCTCGTCGACGTGCGCCACCGGGTGA
- a CDS encoding helix-turn-helix domain-containing protein, with protein sequence MEARAPRPGMPVRGSESGRPVMAALDLLGRRWTLRVLWEPSRTPAGFRELQRRCERISSSVLTTRLNELTATCLVTLRADSYHPTPLGRDLVEALSPLNAWSRRWAEETGHSTTGGSEGST encoded by the coding sequence ATGGAAGCCAGGGCGCCACGGCCGGGTATGCCGGTACGGGGGTCCGAGTCGGGTCGGCCGGTCATGGCCGCACTCGACCTGCTCGGACGACGCTGGACGCTGCGCGTCCTGTGGGAACCGAGCCGAACCCCGGCCGGCTTCCGGGAACTACAGCGCCGATGCGAGCGCATATCCTCCAGCGTGCTTACCACCAGGCTCAACGAGCTGACCGCCACCTGCCTGGTCACCCTGCGGGCGGACAGCTACCACCCCACCCCGCTCGGGCGGGACCTCGTCGAGGCGCTGAGCCCGCTGAACGCCTGGAGTCGACGATGGGCGGAGGAGACGGGCCACAGCACGACCGGAGGGTCCGAGGGCTCCACATGA
- a CDS encoding carboxymuconolactone decarboxylase family protein, protein MPRIEPLAPPYPAAVDQALRRWMPPHVPYEPLALFRVLHRNPELASRMFSLGAGLLGHGLLSDLDREIVIARVTARAGCAYEWGVHAATLARQAGLSPEQLRATTETDAAGGAAWSPRQAALLDAVDELHDTAHLSQPAWDALRVHYEDAELLELLVLIGWYRTISYLANGLLLEEETWAARFPTR, encoded by the coding sequence ATGCCGCGCATCGAACCACTCGCTCCCCCGTACCCCGCCGCCGTCGACCAGGCGCTCCGCCGGTGGATGCCGCCCCACGTGCCCTACGAGCCGCTCGCGCTGTTCCGCGTGCTGCACCGCAACCCGGAACTGGCCTCGCGCATGTTCTCCCTGGGCGCCGGGCTGCTGGGCCATGGGCTCCTCTCGGACCTCGACCGCGAGATCGTCATCGCCCGCGTGACCGCGCGCGCCGGCTGTGCGTACGAATGGGGCGTGCACGCCGCGACCCTCGCCCGGCAGGCCGGACTCAGCCCGGAACAGCTCCGCGCGACCACCGAGACCGATGCGGCGGGCGGTGCCGCGTGGTCGCCGCGCCAGGCGGCGCTGCTCGACGCGGTCGACGAACTGCACGACACGGCCCATCTCTCGCAGCCCGCCTGGGACGCCCTGCGCGTGCACTACGAGGACGCTGAGCTGCTCGAACTCCTCGTACTGATCGGCTGGTACCGGACCATCAGCTATCTGGCCAACGGGCTCCTCCTGGAGGAGGAGACCTGGGCCGCTCGATTCCCGACGCGGTGA
- a CDS encoding NAD(P)H-binding protein has protein sequence MDNAPVLVIGATGKTGRKVTARLREQGIEVRAASRSGETRFDWADQSTWKPALEGVERMYVVPLDAPPSRTPELVQAAEAAGVRRLVLLSARGVDVPDYFGTDTTASGLHLAGERAVRESGLEWTILRPSWFAQNFTEGDFRDAIVAGELALPAGDGRAAFVDTEDIAAVAVAALTEDGHAGQVYELTGPRAVGLVELLDEIGRAAGIGTRYVPVGETEFQEALVAEGVSPAEAKLWSDALHAIRTSGDAVVADGVRRALGREPRDVADVVRDEAARGAWQG, from the coding sequence ATGGACAACGCACCAGTACTCGTCATCGGAGCGACCGGCAAGACCGGCCGCAAGGTCACCGCCCGGCTCCGGGAGCAGGGCATCGAGGTCAGGGCCGCGTCGCGGTCGGGTGAGACCCGGTTCGACTGGGCCGACCAGAGCACGTGGAAGCCGGCGCTGGAAGGCGTCGAGCGGATGTACGTCGTCCCCCTGGACGCTCCGCCCTCACGCACACCGGAGCTGGTCCAGGCGGCCGAGGCCGCGGGAGTGCGCCGTCTGGTGCTGCTGAGCGCACGCGGCGTGGACGTCCCCGACTACTTCGGCACCGACACCACCGCCAGCGGCCTGCACCTGGCGGGCGAGCGCGCGGTGCGGGAGTCCGGCCTGGAATGGACGATCCTGCGGCCGAGCTGGTTCGCCCAGAACTTCACCGAGGGGGACTTCCGGGACGCCATCGTGGCGGGTGAGCTGGCGCTGCCCGCCGGGGACGGCCGGGCGGCCTTCGTGGACACCGAGGACATCGCGGCCGTGGCGGTGGCCGCGCTCACCGAGGACGGCCACGCGGGACAGGTCTACGAGCTGACCGGTCCGCGTGCGGTCGGCCTGGTCGAGCTGCTGGACGAGATCGGCCGGGCCGCCGGGATCGGGACGCGCTACGTCCCCGTGGGCGAGACCGAGTTCCAGGAGGCGCTGGTCGCGGAGGGCGTCTCCCCGGCGGAGGCCAAGCTGTGGTCCGACGCCCTGCACGCGATCCGCACGAGTGGGGACGCGGTGGTCGCCGACGGTGTGCGCCGAGCCCTGGGCCGGGAGCCGCGCGACGTCGCCGACGTCGTCCGCGACGAGGCCGCCCGGGGCGCCTGGCAGGGGTGA
- a CDS encoding AraC family transcriptional regulator, with protein sequence MDVVDTLLSGVRGRGSVFGKSVLRPPWSLRFTDAPYLTLCTLLRGEGWIVPSTGAPRRVSTGEVAIVRGPEPFAFTDDPTAPVPVPPREAGGGAFAPSAHRDPGELACDTVLLAGSYDVRAEVPHHLLRVLPPVLVVPDNGDCAPLRDYLESQIATAGPGRQIVLDRLLDWLLVCSLRDWFDRPEAERPGWYAALGDDVVGPALRALHEEPAEPWTTVTLAARAGVSRTTLAKRFTELVGEGPVSYLTEWRMTLAADLLARPELTVAAVARRVGYADAFGFSAAFKRVRGVSPTAFRRGLTAVEPDDLRAPRVEVAGPAG encoded by the coding sequence ATGGACGTGGTCGACACACTGCTGAGCGGAGTCCGGGGACGCGGGTCGGTGTTCGGGAAGTCGGTCCTGCGACCGCCCTGGTCACTCCGGTTCACCGACGCCCCCTACCTCACGCTCTGCACGCTGCTGCGGGGCGAGGGCTGGATCGTGCCGTCGACCGGAGCCCCCCGGCGGGTCTCGACGGGAGAGGTGGCGATCGTGCGCGGACCGGAGCCGTTCGCCTTCACCGACGATCCGACCGCGCCCGTGCCGGTCCCGCCGCGGGAGGCCGGCGGCGGGGCGTTCGCGCCGTCCGCTCACCGGGATCCCGGAGAGCTGGCCTGCGACACCGTGCTGCTGGCGGGCTCCTATGACGTGCGCGCGGAGGTCCCGCACCACCTCCTGCGCGTCCTTCCACCGGTGCTAGTGGTCCCCGACAACGGCGACTGCGCCCCGTTGCGCGACTACCTGGAGTCGCAGATCGCCACCGCCGGTCCGGGGCGCCAGATCGTCCTGGACCGGCTGTTGGACTGGCTGCTGGTGTGCTCGCTGCGCGACTGGTTCGACCGGCCCGAGGCCGAGCGGCCCGGGTGGTACGCGGCGCTGGGCGACGACGTGGTCGGCCCGGCCCTGCGGGCCCTGCACGAGGAACCGGCCGAGCCCTGGACCACGGTGACGCTGGCGGCCCGGGCGGGGGTCTCGCGCACGACCCTGGCCAAGCGGTTCACCGAGCTGGTCGGCGAGGGCCCGGTCTCCTATCTCACGGAGTGGCGGATGACCCTGGCCGCCGACCTGCTCGCCCGGCCGGAGCTCACCGTCGCGGCCGTCGCCCGGCGGGTCGGCTACGCCGACGCCTTCGGCTTCAGCGCGGCCTTCAAGCGGGTGCGCGGGGTGAGCCCGACCGCCTTCCGTCGAGGGCTCACCGCCGTGGAGCCCGACGACCTCCGGGCCCCGCGGGTGGAGGTCGCGGGCCCGGCCGGGTGA
- a CDS encoding DUF397 domain-containing protein has product MSAEWHKSTYSGGSNDCVEIREKPDGADVRDTRHRAAGHLSFSSAEWCGFLRGLAGKRSRLQ; this is encoded by the coding sequence ATGTCTGCTGAATGGCACAAGTCGACGTACAGCGGTGGCAGCAACGACTGTGTCGAGATCCGGGAGAAACCCGACGGCGCGGACGTCCGCGACACCCGCCACCGCGCGGCCGGCCACCTGTCGTTCTCGTCGGCCGAATGGTGCGGCTTCCTCCGAGGGCTGGCCGGGAAACGGTCCCGCCTACAGTGA
- a CDS encoding helix-turn-helix transcriptional regulator, producing the protein MPPHKQALLRYGREVQRLRNEVSLTQTALARRVNSSKSQISDIERGKANPSAQLRSALDGTIGFGQLERLWEDLTGGRRPAWLDEIATAVQEAEAVYEYQALAFPSYLQTEGCARALIRSALPWLPPDEISARVRERMDRARHMDESLHPMLWLVIDRSLLSRRYGGPHATREQLAHIAALAERERLTLQVVPTDHPKHPGNSGSFRVLTMRDDPDIAYVESAEEGRVLTNSTSVARRRMLFAALQGVALDPESSLLAIHEEMKRME; encoded by the coding sequence ATGCCCCCTCACAAGCAAGCGCTCCTTCGCTACGGGCGGGAAGTGCAGCGTCTCCGCAACGAGGTGTCCCTGACACAGACGGCACTGGCACGCCGCGTCAACAGCAGTAAATCCCAGATCTCGGACATCGAGCGAGGAAAGGCCAACCCCTCGGCGCAGTTGCGTTCGGCGTTGGACGGGACCATTGGATTCGGTCAACTGGAGCGTTTATGGGAGGATCTCACCGGCGGCAGACGGCCGGCCTGGCTGGACGAGATCGCCACCGCCGTACAAGAAGCGGAAGCGGTGTACGAATACCAGGCACTGGCCTTTCCGAGTTATCTTCAGACCGAGGGCTGCGCCCGCGCGCTCATCCGGTCGGCGCTCCCCTGGCTTCCGCCGGACGAGATCTCCGCACGCGTGCGCGAACGCATGGACCGCGCCCGCCACATGGACGAGTCCCTGCACCCGATGCTGTGGCTGGTCATCGACCGGTCGTTGCTGAGCCGCAGATACGGTGGTCCGCACGCCACGCGTGAACAACTGGCGCACATCGCCGCCCTGGCCGAACGGGAACGGCTCACGCTCCAGGTCGTTCCGACCGACCATCCGAAGCATCCTGGAAACTCCGGGTCGTTTCGAGTTCTCACCATGCGCGATGACCCCGACATCGCCTATGTGGAAAGCGCGGAAGAGGGACGCGTTCTCACGAATTCGACATCCGTGGCACGACGTCGCATGCTGTTCGCCGCCCTCCAGGGCGTGGCTCTGGATCCGGAATCGTCACTGCTGGCGATCCACGAAGAGATGAAGAGGATGGAATAG
- a CDS encoding ATP-binding protein, translated as MDTRPALSVTISLAEARLRRPGSSGDLEPVLPEGGRPMALELTVPGLPSQARAVRRYLHDLTAAQAVPGEQAVWLGSELFANAVLHSRSGDPGGKVTVGVYEWPDRIRVRIVDDGPRPESPGGPRVRPLDLDEPGGLGLRVVSTEAARWGVDHPADGRTGVWFDLDLPGPPRVGR; from the coding sequence GTGGACACTCGACCCGCCCTGTCCGTGACCATCAGCCTCGCCGAGGCCAGACTCCGGCGTCCGGGATCGTCCGGCGATCTCGAACCGGTCCTGCCCGAGGGCGGGCGGCCGATGGCCCTGGAGCTGACCGTGCCCGGGCTGCCGTCCCAGGCCCGGGCGGTCCGGCGCTACCTGCACGACCTCACCGCGGCACAGGCGGTGCCGGGCGAGCAGGCGGTGTGGCTGGGCTCCGAGTTGTTCGCGAACGCCGTGCTGCACAGCCGTAGCGGTGACCCGGGTGGGAAGGTCACGGTCGGTGTGTACGAGTGGCCCGACCGGATCCGGGTGCGGATCGTCGACGACGGCCCCCGGCCGGAGTCGCCCGGCGGTCCGCGCGTGCGGCCCCTCGACCTGGACGAGCCCGGCGGCCTCGGCCTGCGCGTGGTGTCGACCGAGGCCGCGCGCTGGGGTGTGGACCACCCCGCCGACGGTCGCACCGGCGTGTGGTTCGACCTCGACCTCCCCGGCCCGCCCCGCGTCGGCCGGTGA
- a CDS encoding BldC family transcriptional regulator, which yields MLPNPDSPAYHGFPIEDEDDLLTSPEVAALFRVDVKTVSRWAVQGRLPSFRTPGGHRRFPSGEVHALLARSRTPVRG from the coding sequence GTGCTCCCGAACCCCGACTCTCCCGCGTACCACGGCTTCCCCATTGAGGACGAGGACGACCTGCTGACGTCGCCGGAGGTGGCCGCCCTCTTCCGGGTCGACGTCAAGACCGTCTCCAGGTGGGCGGTGCAGGGCCGTCTGCCCAGCTTCCGGACCCCCGGCGGACACCGCCGCTTCCCCTCGGGCGAGGTCCACGCCCTGCTCGCCCGCAGCCGCACCCCGGTCCGGGGCTGA
- a CDS encoding enoyl-CoA hydratase-related protein — translation MPTLERHDDVFVLDLGGGENRLHPDWLTEVGAALDTVEKAEGPRALVTTATGKIYSNGLDLDWLFAHPEQHPDYVARVQDLLARMLSLPVFTVAAVQGHAFAAGAMLSLAHDVRVMRADRGFWCLPEADINIPFTPGMSALIQARLTPQTAHVAMTTARRYGGHDALAAGIVDLAVPEGEVRPTAVELAGAQAAKAAHPTLGTIKTRLYGPVLDSLREHDGRIG, via the coding sequence ATGCCCACCCTTGAACGCCACGACGACGTCTTCGTCCTCGATCTCGGCGGCGGCGAGAACCGCCTGCACCCCGACTGGCTCACCGAGGTCGGCGCCGCCCTGGACACGGTGGAGAAGGCCGAGGGCCCGCGCGCCCTGGTGACCACCGCGACCGGCAAGATCTACTCCAACGGCCTGGACCTCGACTGGCTGTTCGCCCACCCCGAGCAGCACCCGGACTACGTCGCGAGGGTCCAGGACCTCCTGGCGCGGATGCTCTCCCTGCCGGTCTTCACGGTGGCCGCCGTCCAGGGCCACGCCTTCGCCGCCGGGGCGATGCTCTCCCTGGCCCACGACGTCCGCGTCATGCGCGCCGACCGCGGCTTCTGGTGCCTGCCCGAGGCCGACATCAACATCCCGTTCACGCCGGGGATGTCCGCGCTCATCCAGGCCCGCCTCACGCCGCAGACCGCGCACGTGGCCATGACCACCGCCCGCCGCTACGGCGGACACGACGCGCTCGCCGCCGGCATCGTCGACCTGGCCGTACCCGAGGGCGAGGTGCGCCCGACCGCGGTGGAGCTCGCCGGCGCGCAGGCGGCCAAGGCGGCGCACCCGACCCTGGGGACGATCAAGACCCGTCTGTACGGTCCGGTCCTGGACTCGCTGAGGGAGCACGACGGCCGGATCGGCTGA
- a CDS encoding Ig-like domain-containing protein → MMARIHAAGARRLGAVAAVLALAATACTSDPEPSTTDAGSDAVEVTITPGSDEVAPNTPVRVSAEGGTITDVRVDQVVVDEASMVEGEEDDSGLYDVTGTLDEDGTEWVSDWALRPGAEIVVTATVEDEAGAQAEEVAEFTTAPAVAGQRLDLTHNSPMSGETVGVGMPIVVGFDLPVTDKAAVENALEVVSDQGVEGAWGWLEDDRTAVFRPQDYWEPHQNVRVDMHLAGVEAADGVFGVRNYSLDFEIGAERILTMHVPDHEIVVTTDGEEERVIPVSNGLASEHFNTTTSGVHALMEREETVEMDSSTTDKPDNLPEYNTTVQFGIRVTNSGEYLHEASGNSNIGSANTSNGCTNLRLDDARWLFENTAMGDVLETTGTDREVEWNNGWGYWQLSWEEWQDLSHAGGYATTGGTPGSVHGEDL, encoded by the coding sequence GTGATGGCCAGGATCCACGCGGCGGGAGCCCGTCGGCTCGGTGCCGTGGCGGCGGTACTCGCTCTGGCGGCGACCGCCTGCACCTCCGACCCCGAGCCGTCGACCACCGACGCGGGCTCGGACGCGGTCGAGGTGACCATCACCCCCGGTTCCGACGAGGTCGCGCCGAACACCCCCGTCCGGGTCAGTGCCGAGGGCGGCACCATCACCGACGTGCGCGTGGACCAGGTCGTGGTCGACGAGGCGAGCATGGTGGAGGGCGAGGAGGACGACTCCGGCCTCTACGACGTGACCGGAACGCTGGACGAGGACGGCACGGAGTGGGTCTCCGACTGGGCGCTGCGGCCCGGCGCGGAGATCGTCGTGACCGCCACCGTCGAGGACGAGGCCGGCGCGCAGGCCGAGGAGGTCGCCGAGTTCACAACCGCTCCCGCCGTCGCCGGTCAGCGCCTGGACCTGACGCACAACTCCCCGATGAGTGGCGAGACGGTCGGCGTGGGCATGCCGATCGTGGTCGGGTTCGACCTGCCGGTGACCGACAAGGCCGCGGTCGAGAACGCTCTGGAGGTCGTCTCCGACCAGGGCGTCGAGGGCGCGTGGGGGTGGCTGGAGGACGACCGGACGGCGGTCTTCCGGCCCCAGGACTACTGGGAGCCGCACCAGAACGTCCGCGTCGACATGCACCTGGCGGGCGTGGAGGCCGCCGACGGCGTGTTCGGCGTCCGCAACTACAGCCTCGACTTCGAGATCGGGGCCGAGCGGATCCTGACGATGCACGTGCCCGACCACGAGATCGTCGTGACCACCGACGGGGAGGAGGAGCGCGTCATCCCGGTCAGCAACGGGCTCGCCAGCGAGCACTTCAACACCACGACCAGTGGCGTGCACGCCCTGATGGAGCGCGAGGAGACGGTCGAGATGGACTCCTCCACCACCGACAAGCCGGACAACCTGCCCGAGTACAACACCACGGTGCAGTTCGGGATCCGTGTCACGAACTCCGGCGAGTACCTGCACGAGGCGTCCGGCAACTCCAACATCGGCAGCGCGAACACGTCCAACGGCTGCACCAACCTGCGGCTGGACGACGCCAGGTGGCTGTTCGAGAACACCGCCATGGGCGACGTGCTGGAGACCACCGGCACCGACCGCGAGGTCGAGTGGAACAACGGCTGGGGCTACTGGCAGCTCTCCTGGGAGGAGTGGCAGGACCTGAGCCACGCGGGCGGCTACGCGACCACCGGCGGCACCCCCGGGTCCGTGCACGGCGAGGACCTGTGA
- a CDS encoding AbrB/MazE/SpoVT family DNA-binding domain-containing protein, giving the protein MAAGESEAQYGPGGRGFYGSVTVSERGQIVIPAQARRDLGIAPGDKLLVLGDPEQGLALMTVDRLMRTLRGSTDLLSQIQGHVPAEPDRPAEE; this is encoded by the coding sequence ATGGCCGCTGGAGAGAGCGAGGCCCAGTACGGCCCCGGCGGCCGCGGCTTCTACGGATCCGTGACCGTCAGCGAGCGCGGCCAGATCGTCATCCCCGCCCAGGCCAGACGGGACCTCGGTATCGCCCCGGGTGACAAGCTGCTCGTCCTCGGGGACCCGGAGCAGGGCCTGGCCCTGATGACCGTCGACCGGCTCATGCGCACGCTGCGCGGCTCCACCGACCTGCTGAGCCAGATCCAGGGCCACGTCCCCGCCGAGCCGGACCGGCCCGCCGAGGAGTAG
- a CDS encoding DUF418 domain-containing protein — protein sequence MSTTPARRALAPDLARGAMLLAIACAHAPLFVLAVDHGPALAHDAALAVHQLFVGNHARPLFAFLLGYALVQMLDRRTARGADPVEVRRSLRRRGWWLVVFGAVHTLLVPIDILAVYGIVSVLVVGLLRARNTTLLVVGALLLVPGTLSVGYGMWLPMSQGLTPFDAGNVGMGTGDPLGLLLQRIQAWPFALVFASVSVVPPVVFGMWAARHRILDEPERHRAFLIRTAVLTTAVSAVGALPAILVLTGAWDAPGTAALWTAALAQPFTGYFGAMGMAALVALVAIRVARGPGRMTAAVIALGRRSLTFYLVQTPVFIALFHPWGLGLYDDVGLAGSFGVAALVWLGSLVAADLMERRGHRGPAETLLRRLTARGARPAGAGGAPSGGPAEPGGTGASPGGATRDDAEGSSPGGPAETGGTGASQGGRTRSGETGSSPGA from the coding sequence ATGTCGACGACGCCCGCACGGCGAGCGCTCGCCCCCGACCTGGCGCGAGGGGCCATGCTGCTGGCCATCGCCTGCGCGCACGCGCCGCTGTTCGTCCTGGCGGTGGACCACGGTCCAGCGCTCGCCCACGACGCGGCCCTGGCGGTGCACCAGCTGTTCGTGGGCAACCACGCGCGCCCGTTGTTCGCCTTCCTCCTCGGCTACGCGCTGGTGCAGATGCTGGACCGGCGCACGGCCAGGGGAGCGGACCCGGTCGAGGTCCGCCGGTCACTGCGCCGCCGGGGCTGGTGGCTGGTGGTGTTCGGCGCGGTCCACACCCTTCTGGTGCCGATCGACATCCTGGCCGTCTACGGAATCGTGTCGGTCCTGGTCGTGGGGCTGCTGCGGGCCAGGAACACGACCCTGCTCGTGGTCGGCGCCCTGCTGCTGGTGCCGGGCACCCTCTCGGTCGGTTACGGCATGTGGCTGCCGATGTCCCAGGGACTGACCCCCTTCGACGCGGGCAACGTCGGGATGGGCACGGGCGACCCGCTCGGCCTGCTCCTGCAACGGATCCAGGCCTGGCCGTTCGCCCTGGTCTTCGCCTCGGTCTCGGTCGTCCCGCCGGTCGTCTTCGGGATGTGGGCGGCCCGGCACCGCATCCTGGACGAACCGGAGCGGCACCGCGCCTTCCTGATCCGGACGGCCGTCCTGACGACGGCGGTCTCGGCCGTGGGCGCGCTTCCGGCGATCCTGGTCCTGACCGGGGCCTGGGACGCTCCGGGCACGGCCGCGTTGTGGACGGCCGCGCTGGCCCAGCCCTTCACCGGGTACTTCGGCGCCATGGGCATGGCCGCGCTGGTCGCCCTCGTCGCGATCCGGGTCGCACGCGGCCCGGGGCGGATGACGGCGGCCGTGATCGCGCTCGGCCGCCGGTCGCTGACCTTCTACCTGGTGCAGACGCCGGTCTTCATCGCCCTCTTCCACCCCTGGGGGCTCGGTCTGTACGACGACGTCGGGCTCGCCGGGTCGTTCGGTGTCGCCGCGCTGGTCTGGCTCGGCTCCCTCGTGGCCGCCGACCTCATGGAACGCCGTGGGCACCGGGGCCCGGCCGAGACCCTGCTGCGGCGCCTGACGGCCCGCGGAGCGCGTCCGGCCGGTGCCGGGGGAGCGCCTTCGGGCGGACCGGCCGAGCCGGGTGGAACGGGTGCCTCCCCGGGCGGCGCGACCAGGGACGATGCCGAGGGTTCCTCTCCGGGTGGCCCGGCCGAAACGGGTGGAACGGGTGCCTCCCAAGGTGGTCGGACACGGTCGGGTGAAACGGGGTCCTCCCCGGGGGCCTGA